Genomic segment of Patagioenas fasciata isolate bPatFas1 chromosome 39, bPatFas1.hap1, whole genome shotgun sequence:
TTCGCCCGTTTTCGCCCCATTTCCAGGCCATGCTCCATTACCGCTCCCCCTGCTCCGGGCCCTGCACTCCCTGCTGTTCCCTGACCCGTTTTTGCCCGTTTTCGCCCGTTTTCGCCCCATTTCCAGGCCCTGCTCCATTACCGCTCCCCCTGCTCCGGGCCCTGCACTCCCTGCTGTTCCCTGACCCGTTTTTGCCCGTTTTCGCCCGTTTTCGCCCCATTTCCAGGCCATGCTCCATTACCGCTCCCCCTGCTCCGGGCCCTGCACTCCCTGCTGTTCCCTGACCCGTTTTTGCCCGTTTTCGCCCGTTTTCGCCCCATTTCCAGGCCATGCTCCATTACCGCTCCCCCCTGCTCCGGGCCCTGCACTCCCTGCTGTTCCCTGACCCGTTTTTGCCCGTTTTCGCCCGTTTTCGCCCCATTTCCAGGCCATGCTCCATTACCGCTCCCCCCTGCTCCGGGCCCTGCACTCCCTGCTGTTCCCTGACCCGTTTTTGCCCGTTTTCGCCCGTTTTCGCCCCATTTCCAGGCCATGCTCCATTACCGCTCCCCCCTGCTCCGGGCCCTGCACTCCCTGCTCTTCTCGCTGTGGCTCCTGGGGGGGCTCATGGAACAAAAGCAAACGCTGCGCGTGGAGCTGTTCGAGGGCTACAGGGAGGACCCGgtagggggaggggcgggggggggggggggcgggggggggtgggggatgtgggggagggggagcttgGGGGCgtggggggatggggaggggggagtgggggaggtggaaggtgggggatggggggatgggggatggggagaggggagtggggaaggtggggggatgggggggatgggggaggggggagtgggggaGGTGGAaggtggggggatggggggggatgggggatggggagaggggagtggggaaggtggggggatgggggggatgggggaggggggagtgggggaGGTGGAaggtggggggatgggggggatgtggaggggatgggggagggggaatgggggtgatctggggggatgggggtgggggggggcgggatggggagtttggggggatggggggggatgggggggatgtgggggagggGAAGTTTGGGGGCgtggggggatggggaggggggagtgggggaggtgggggatgggggggatgtgggggggaggggggagggggaatgggggtgatctggggggatggggggggggatggggggggggcgggatggggagtttggggggatgtgggggggatgggggagggggaatgggggtgatctggggggagtggggtggggggtggggggatgggggttTGGAATGGGGGGGCGGGATGGGGAGTTacgggggatgggggatggggggagatggggggaggggcggttttgaggggtgggggaatgagggggagggggggatggggagtttggggacatgggggatgggggggatggggagatggggggagtgggggagatggaggggggggatggggagggaggggagaggggggaggtggaaggtggggggatgggggggatgtgggggagggggggaatgagggggatgggggagatggggagtttgggggcgtggggggatggggaggaggggagatgggggtggggattgggggggatgggggtttgggggaggggggatgagggggtgggggagagggggggtggggggtttgggggggattgaggagggggtgggggtggggagatggggggatgggggtgggggtttggggaatGGGGTTTGGGGGAATGAGgtgtgggggctttgggggggatgggggggatgggggctccctggggagggtttggggggaccctggggggatTTAGGGGGCTcctgggggaggtttgggggcgttttggggggatctGTGGGGTGCTCTATGGGTCCtgccccccatgttccccagtctgtccctgtgggtctgggggtgtttgggggtccctgtgggctgttctgtgggtctgggggtgctctatGGGTCCtgccccccatgttccccagTCTGTCCCTGTGGGTCTGGAggtgtttgggggtccctgtgggctgttccgtgggtctgggggtgctctatGGGTCCtgccccccatgttccccagtccgtccctgtgggtctgggggtgtttgggggtccctgtggggtgttccgtgggtctgggggtgctctatGGGTCCtgccccccatgttccccagtctgtccctgtgggtctggggggggtttgggggatctgtGGGGtgttctgtgggtctgggggtgtttgggggtccctatgggctGTTccgtgggtctgggggtgctctatGGGTCCtgccccccatgttccccagtctgtccctgtgggtctgggggtgtttgggggtccctgtggggtgttccgtgggtctgggggtgctctatGGGTCCtgccccccatgttccccagtctgtccctgtgggtctgggggggggtttgggggatctgtGGGGtgttctgtgggtctgggggtgctctatGGGTCCtgccccccatgttccccagtctgtccctgtgggtctgggggtgtttgggggtccctgtgggctgttccatgggtctgggggtgctctatGGGTCCtgccccccatgttccccagTACGTCCCCACGgagcggctgcagctgcagctccagagcaAGCGGGTCCAGATCTATGGGGCGCAGCTGCGGTTGCACGCGCGGCTCTCGGGGATCAGGTaccgacccatagagacctgccccatagactgacccatagagacctgacccatagactgacccatagagacctgacCCACagactgacccatagagacctgccccatagactgacccatagagacctgacCCACAGACTGCCCCATAACCAGGCTCTCGGGGATCAGGTACCGACCCATAgggtgacccatagagacctgccccatagagtgacccatagacTGACCCATAACCCTGACCCACAGGCCTGCCCCATAGCCCTGACCCATAACCCTGACCCACAGGCCTGCCCCATAGCCAGGCTCGCGGGCATCAGGTACTGACCCATAACCctgacccatagagtgacccacaGAGTGACCCACAGACCTGCCCCGTAGCCCTGAACCACAGCCGGCCCCATAGCGTGACCCATAGATCAGCCCCATAGTGTTACCCATAGCATGACCCATAGTGTGCCCCATAGatcagccccacagcctgccccaTAGTGTGACCCAGAGCCTGCCCCATAGCATGACCCATAGATCAGCCCCATGGCgtgccccatagatccacccCACAGCCTGCCCCAGAGCTTTACCCATAGCTTTACCCATAGTGTGCCCCATAGATCtgtcccacatcctgccccatagatcagCCCCATGATGTGCCCCATGGTGTGCCCCATAGATCTGCCCCATAGCTTTACCCATAGCATGACCCATAGATCAGCCCCATGTCCTGCCCCATAGCTCTGCCCCATAGCTCTGCCCCATAGCTCCGCCCCCAGCTCCGCCCCCAGCTCCGCCCCCAGCTCCGCCCCAGCTCTGCGCCCGCCCCCCAGGTACCTCCTGTACCATTTCCCGCTGAGCTCGGCCCTGGTGGGCGTGGCCGGGAACTTCGCGCTGCTGAGCGCGGcgctgctgctgggctgcctgcgctgggccccgcccccccgacgggagaggccccgccccccgccgcagACCCCGCCCCCTGCACGGGTGAGGCCCCGGGCGCGAACCCAGACCCCGCCCCCAACCCAAACCCCGCCCCCTGTCCCGGTGAGACCCCACTCACCAACCCAGACCCCGCCCCCCAACTCAGACCCCGCCCCCAAACAAGACCCCGCCCACTAACCCAGACCCCGACCCCTGTCCCGGTGAGACCCCGCCCACCAAACCAGACCCCGCCCACCAACACAAACCACACCCCGCCCACCAACCCAGACCCCGCCCACCAACCCGGACCCCACCCCACCCACCAACCCAGACCCCGCCCCCCAACCCAGACCCCGCCCCACAACCCCGCCCCCCACCCGGGTGAGGCCCCACCCACCAACCCAGACCCAGCCCCCCGCCCACAAACCTCAAACCCCACCCATAACCCCACCCACTACCAAGCCCGGCCCAGAACACAAACCCCGCCCACAAGCCAAACCCCGCCCACACCAAAGCCCCGCCCACAAACTATGGACCCTGCCCACAaaccccaaaccccgcccacaACCCCAAACACGGGAGGGGGGGGGCAGAGTGGGGGAGGGGCCTCACtcacctgcccctccccccccccccccaggctgAAGGCAGCGAAGGGGCCGGAACCGCCCAGAGGGGGGAGGAGccaaaggaggaggaaggtgggggaggggcggggggaggggccaaaggaggaggaaggtgggggaggggcggggggagaaaggtgggggaggggaagggagggggaggagccaaagggggaggagggtgggggaggggcgtggGGTGATCAGGGAGTGGGGGAGGGGAATGAagggtggggggtctgggggggaggGGCTCTGACTGATTCCCCTCCCCcccgcaggccccgcccccacGCGGGAGGAACCGGAAGTTGTGGGAGCGACGGAGCCGAGcgcaggtgggggaggggccgccccaaatcccccccgaggagtgcgggagggacccaggagttcggggcggacccaggagttcggggggggacccaggagttcgggggggacccaggaattcggggggggacccaggagttcgggggggacccaggagttcggggggaccacatctcccctcccccccccgcccagagCCCGAACCCCCccgggaggaggaagaggaaaccaAACAGGAAGAGGAAGTGGAAACCAaacaggaagaagaggaggaagaggaagcctCGCCCACCTCGCCCCTCCCCCACGATGGCCACGcccacccccccggcccctccccccggcgccgcctcctctgctccagctcctgaccccgcccctccccccccccgtgCTTGTGGCCTTAGCGGGGGAGGGGCTGACACGCCCATATCACatgaccccccctcccccccccccaaccacccACCACCACGTGACCAAACCCGGAAGTGCCGCTGCCAATCGGGGGTTCCACCCCCCCCCAGTAAATAAACGGAACCAGAGGAAGTGGAGGCGGAGCCGCTTTATtgtgacccctcccccacccgggggtacaatggggggaagggggggtcacgggggtgggggaggggcgcccTCAGGGCTCCTTGCGCAGCTGCTTCCCCACCGGGTCCACCAGGATCACGACGCCCCAGGCCCCCAcgcctggggggacacggggtcacggtcacaccccccccccccccgttaccatggggacccccgggCTCCTCCCTCCCCGCTGGCCCcgccctccccacccctccctgctgccccaccCCTCAGAGCCACGCCCCTCATTGCTGGTTCCTCCCTGCTGGCCCCGCCCTTCAACGATGGCCCCGCCCTCCCCTCACCACTTCCCCGATGGCCCCGCCCCTCCACGCTCCCCCTGCCCCTTCCTGCTCGCCCCACCTCTCCTCgatggccccgcccccccggccccgcccctccccggtgGCCCCACCCCTCCCCGATGGCCCCTCCTCTGCCCTATGGCCCCGCCTCCAAAcgctgcccccgcccccccggccccgcccctcccgccggccccgcccctctccgatgcccccgcccctccccgctggtcctgctgctccccgttggccccgcccctccccgccggccccgctcctCCCCGATGTCCCCGCTCCTCCCCGATGTCCCCGCTCCTCCCCGATGGCCCCGCCCCTCCCAGCcgaccccgcccctccccgcccctcacCGATGGCCCCGCCCCTCACCGATGGCCCCGCCCCTCACCGATGGCCAGCGTGATCTGCGCGATGGTCGCCATGGTGGGCGGGACCCCCCTCCTGAGGCTGCTCCGGGGGCCCCGGTAAATCCAGAGCGCGGCCGCCAGGAGCCCCGCGCCGCTCAGGACCCGGCAGCTCCAGCAGCGCCCGAACAGCGCCCGCCGCTCCGGGCCCGGCCCGGGACCGCGATCCGAACCGGGACCCGAACCGGGATCCCACCCGGGCCCCGAGCCGGGACTCGAACCTGGAGCGGCCATGGCGAGGGCaccggggggggtggggtgggggttgggggggcgggTCCCGAGCTGCGTCACTTCCGCCAGGGCACGGGCCGGCGCGCCACGTTGTCCCCGGTCTCGGCGGCTTCGCGCAGCGCGGCCCCGATCAAACGGTTCAGGCGCTCCCGCTCGGCCACGAGTTCGGGACCAACCTCGGGCAGCGCCTGCGGGGacggggggtcagggaccccaaaccaccccaaacaacccaaccgggggtcagggaccccaaaccaccccaaacaacccccccaccaaccgggggtcagggaccccaaacaaCCCCCCCACCAACCCCCAcccaacccccaacccaaccaacccaacccaaccccaaccccaacccaaccccccTTCAGCCGCTCCCGCTCGGCCACGAGTTCGGGACCAACCCCGGGCGGCGCCTGCGGGGACGGGGGGTCAGggacccaaaaccaccccaaacaacccaaccccccccccccccccgtccgcCCCGCCCCCACCTTGAGCCGCTCGCGCCGCCGCTCCTCCCCCGCCCCCAGCGCCGCCCACAGCGCGACCCCCACGGCCACGGGCACCGCGCCCCGCGCCAGCGCGCGCGCCCACGCCATGGCGGCCAGAGCGCCGCTTCCGGTGGCGCTTCCGGCGGCGCTCTACccacccccttcccttccccccttccccgtCCGCCTACCATAGAGAGCGGGGCTGGGACGACGCGACACCCACCCCCCGGTGTTCACCCACCCCCCCCGCTACCGGGACACGCGTGGAACACGAGGCGGGAACCACAACGAGGCGACGTTTATAATGAGCTTTATTGGCCGTCaaccgcactcctgggtcccccccacactcctggtcccccccgaactcctgggtccctcccgcactcctgggccccccccgaactcctgggtccttccccgcactcctgggtccttccccgaactcctgggtccctcccgaactcctgggtccctccgtcCGTCCCTCGGCGGCTCCTGCGGGAGGAAAAGGCGGCGTTGAGGCGGCGGAGCCCCCGGGAAGGACCGGGAGGGACCCACGCAGCCCCGGGGAGCCCCGCGAAGCCCCCACGCACCCCGTGTCCCGGCCCACGAGGGTAGAACCGGCGGACGCGGCCGCCGGCACCGAAGACTTTGGCACCGGTCGCTGCTTTTCCTCCGCGCACACCGGGACCGGCACGGAACGCCGGGACCGCCAAGAACGGGAGGGaccggacccccccccccccccaaaaaccggACGCCCAGGAACGGGAGGGACCCCGAGACCCCCAAACCGGACCCCTCCCCCCAAACCGGACCCCCCAGGAACCGGAGGGGAACCGAACCCCCCCAAACCGGACCCCCCGGAACGGGAGGGACCCCGGGACCCCAAACCGGACCCCCCAGGAACGGGAGGGACCcggaccccccacccccaaacccgaTCGCCCCCCCCCGATCGCCCCCCGTCCCGCACCCCCGGTTCCTCCCCCGGGAAAGCGGCGCCGCGGCCCCGAGCGGCGCCTTTAAACCCAGCGCAATGGGCGGGGCCTGCGCGGACCAATCAGAGCTCGGAGCGCAGGGCCCCGCGGTCCCACGTGAGGTGGGAGGAGCCTGGGGGTCCCCAAACcaaggggaccccaaacccccccccacgGGACCCcaacccagggaccccaaaccaagGGGGGGTCACCCTGCAAAcaacgtgtccccaatgtccccaatgtccccataaacGGGGGAGGCCCCACCCCCCAAAACTCACCCGACTGCTGCTGCTcgttggggggcacggggggaggtggggaccccctcccggactcctgggtccctcccggactcctgggtccctcccggactcctgggccctccccgaactcctgggtccctcccggactcctgggtcctcccccgaactcctgggtcccccccggacgcctgggtccctcccggactcctgggtccgcccccgaactcctgggtctctcccgaactcctgggtccctcccgaactcctgggtccccccccgaactcctgggtccctccccgaactcctgggtccctcccgaactcctgggtccctcctgaactcctgggtccctcccccgaactcctgggtccctcccgaactcctgggtccctcccgaactcctgggtccctcccgaactcctgggtccctcccccgaactcctgggtccctcccggactcctgggtccgcccccgaactcctgggtctctcccgaactcctgggtccctcccgaactcctgggtccctcccgaactcctgggtctcccccccgaactcctgggtccctcccgaactcctgggtcccctcccgaactcctgggtccctcccggactccttggccctccccgaactcctgggtccctcccccgaactcctgggtcccctcccgaactcctgggtccctcccggactcctgggtcccctcccgaactcctgggtccctcccgaactcctgggtcccctcccggacgcctgggtccctcccgaactcctgggtccctcccggactcctgggtccctcccccgaactcctgggtccctcccgaactcctgggtctctcccgaactcctgggtccctcccgaactcctgggtccccccccgaactcctgggtccctcccccgaactcctgggtccctcccggactcctgggtccctcccgaactcctgggtccaccccccgaactcctgggtccctcccgaactcctgggtccctcccccgaactcctgggtccctcccgaactcctgggtccctcccccgaactcctgggtccctcccgaactcctgggtccctcccgaactcctgggtccaccccccgaactcctgggtccctcccgaactcctgggtccctccccccgaactcctgggtccctcccgaactcctgggtccctcccgaactcctgggtccctcccccgaactcctgggtccctcccgagctcctgggtccctcccccgaactcctgggtccctcccgaactcctgggtccctcccgaactcctgggtccaccccccgaactcctgggtccaccccccgaactcctgggtcccccccgaactcctgggtccctcccgaactcctgggtcccaccccgaactcctgggtccctcccgaactcctgggtcccctcccgaactcctgggtccctcccgaactcctgggtccctcctggactcctgggtccactcctgaactcctgggtccctcccgaactcctgggtccctcccggactcctgggtccccaaactcctgggtccctcccgaactcctgggtccactcctgaactcctgggtccctcccgaactcctgggtcccctccccgaactcctgggtcccctcccgaactcctgggtccctcccggactcctgggtcccctcccgaactcctgggtcccctcccgaactcctgggtccctcccggactcctgggtccctcctgaactcccgggacCCCCGGGACCGCCCCAGAGCCCCCTGGGACCCCTGTAGGGGGCAGCTGTGAGggggggggggtctatgggatggggggttctatggggtgtGGGCTCTATAGGGACTCTATAGGGGGCTCTATAGGGCTCTATAGGGGTCCGTGGGTCCCATCGCCCACTGAGGCTGCTGATGCTGAAGTTTTATTGCTGGGGGGTCCCCGTTGCCCCCCCACGCGGGGGGCGGGGTCACACGGGGtcacacgggggggggggggggggccgtcACAGTTCAGGTTCCGGTTTCACAGTCAGttccggggggcggggccgagggcgGGGCCAGCGGAGGGTGCGGCCGCCAGGGGCGTGGTCGGAAGAGCGCGCGAGGGGGCGTGGTTAGGGAATGGGCGTGGCCAGCGGAGGGTGCGGTCGATGGGGGCGTGGTCGGCAGAGcgcgagggggcggggccaagggcgggGCCCTCGGGGGCGTGGCCAGCAGAGTGCGTGAAAAGGGGGCGTGGCCAGAGAGGGGCGGAGCCGAGGAAAGGTGTGGCCGGCGGGGGCGTGGTCGGCAGATaacgagggggcgtggccagcggGGGGCGTGGCCAGCAGAGCGGGTGAAGGGGCGTGTCCAGTAGAGCGCGTGAGGGGGAGCGTGGTTGGTGGGGGCGTGGCCAGCGGGGGGCGTGGCTGTAAAAAGGGCGTGGTTTGTGGAGGGCATGGCAGAACTTGTGGTGGGCGGAGCCAGAGAGGGGCGGGGCCAGCAGAGGGCGGGGCCAGGGAGCCCCACACATGTGCccccccaccacagccccacagggaatTTGGGGCGGTTCCTGGGGGGTCTCAGGgtccccccacatccctggggggctcaggggtccctgtggccccagggggtcctggggggggctcaggggtctcaggggtcctggggggtcccagggggtcctggggggtcctggtgctCCTGAAGCTGCGCTGGAGGCTCCGGAGCTCGGcccggagctgctgctgggcctgctggccctgccccacacattgacccacagatcagaccctgccccacacattgacccacacatcagaccctgccccacacattgacccacagatCAGACCCTGCCCCACGCATTGACCCACAGATCACACCCTGCCCCACGCATTGACCCACAGATCAGACCCtgccccacacattgacccacagatcacaccctgccccacacactgacccacagatcacaccctgccccacacactgacccacagatcacaccctgccccacacattgacccacacatcagaccctgccccacacattgacccacagatcagaccctgccccacacattgacccacacagacccccagtgctcccccagcccccccgcacccctcagccccacagtgccccccagccccatcgtgaccccccagccccacaccgccccccccagccccatggcgccccccatcccccatcccatcccccaccTCGTGCAGGTCCCCCTGCAGCCGCCTCAGCGCCGCCTCCAGCTGCGCCACCTTCTCCGAGAGACCCCGGGACCTGGGGGAGGGGGGACCgtcacccctccccccccacacccccatccccaacccccccatcacccctccccccccacacccccaccccaacccccccatcacccctcccccacccacacccccatccccccagaacctcccccatcccccacccacacccccatcccccacccacacccccagaccccccccagtgtcccccagaaccccctggccccccccatagacccccccatcccccccagtgtccccccatcccccatagaaacccccatccccccatcccccccagtcacccccagaacccccccagtgtcccccagaacccccagtgtcccccatcccccaccgacacccccatcccccccaggcctccccagtgtcccctttgtccccccatccccccccagtgtcccctttgtccccccatcccccccagtgtcccctttgtccccccatccccccccagtgtcccctttgtccccccatccTCACCGGTCGGGGGTGCTCGGGGGGTCCCCGTtgccgggggggtccccgttgCCGGGGGGGCCCCTGGggccgcccctccccctcccccccgccagcGCCTCCAGCACCGAACTGCAGGCCGAGGCCAAGCGGGCGATGGCGTCCCACTCGGGGTCAAGGTCACCGGGCCCCGGCAgcactggggggacacggggacagggacagggggacagggacatggggacacccctggggacatggggacagggacatggggacatcacaggggaCATGGCGACatcacagggacagggggacatcacagggacagggggacatccctggggacatggggacagggacatggggacatcacagggacatggggacatcacaggggacatggggacagggacatggggacatcacagggacatcacagggacatggggacatcatggggacatcacagggacagggggacagggacatggggacatggggacatcacagggacatggggacacccctagGACATTGggcacatgggggggacacaggggggaaacggggacatggggacaccccaggggacacagggggggacacaggaggggacacgggggggggacacggggggacagggagggacacagggggggacagaggggacatgggggggccaggggggacagaggggacatgggggccgggggggccacTCACGCCTGCCCAGCGACGGCCGCAGCGCCAGGGGGGGTCCGGGCTCAGGGGGGGACgcggggaccccggcgtccggggggGGGCCCTGAGgacgggggggtcagtggggacatgggggggtcacgggggggtcacggggggtcacggggtcactcaccggggggcggggccggtgcGGCAGCAGGAGGTCAGGGGTGGGGTCAGCCAGGGGCCGCCTGGGGTCACCGAggggtcacggtcagagttggGGTCACCGAGGGGTcagggggttcccagggcattgggggtcccagggggtcctgtgggtctggggggtcccaggggtctggggggtcct
This window contains:
- the BSCL2 gene encoding seipin yields the protein MPAAGPGVPGSRAGPAGAPGAGAAPWAALGLAGLPGLAGRARRALLRALLRAGVAAAALLLLLWAALFLYGSFYCWAVPALAELRPVHFTFRTDCDPPGPELCSFPSANVSLGGRDKALQLGQLYQVSLELELPESPANRALGMFLVSGTAYGPGGRPIATAQRAAMLHYRSPLLRALHSLLFSLWLLGGLMEQKQTLRVELFEGYREDPYVPTERLQLQLQSKRVQIYGAQLRLHARLSGIRYLLYHFPLSSALVGVAGNFALLSAALLLGCLRWAPPPRRERPRPPPQTPPPARAEGSEGAGTAQRGEEPKEEEGPAPTREEPEVVGATEPSAEPEPPREEEEETKQEEEVETKQEEEEEEEASPTSPLPHDGHAHPPGPSPRRRLLCSSS
- the LOC139826254 gene encoding uncharacterized protein, coding for VERRRKRHRKRRSGRHGVGARAGAGRGARGRGGRAVGGAGGGGGAAARAAQGAARGWSRTRGRAGAPEPFDRGRAARSRRDRGQRGAPARALAEVTQLGTRPPNPHPTPPGALAMAAPGSSPGSGPGWDPGSGPGSDRGPGPGPERRALFGRCWSCRVLSGAGLLAAALWIYRGPRSSLRRGVPPTMATIAQITLAIGVGAWGVVILVDPVGKQLRKEP